A window of Cryptomeria japonica chromosome 3, Sugi_1.0, whole genome shotgun sequence contains these coding sequences:
- the LOC131035998 gene encoding TMV resistance protein N-like — MDSRLNLDKKPRNWQYRLSLRSSEAWTRFCLVAIPEEQEEFCPCILPMGNKLSSFHSSCFRTTTGYDVFLNHRGPDVKESVDSLIFHNLQNKGLRVFFDKNSIQVGDNIPQSIEGGIHSACAHIVTFSPNYAESVWCLKELQLIVKTRTSIIPVFCGVRPSEIRMKTEEGVYARAIHKHGGMFESHLVDEWKKALSVVSYIKGYIF, encoded by the exons ATGGACAGCCGACTAAATTTGGATAAGAAGCCTCGCAATTGGCAATACCGCTTGAGCTTACGGTCAAGTGAAGCTTGGACG AGATTTTGTTTAGTAGCAATTCCAGAAGAACAAGAAGAGTTTTGTCCGTGCATTCTACCGATGGGAAATAAGCTTTCTTCTTTCCACTCTTCATGCTTTCGTACCACAACTGGATATGATGTATTTCTTAACCACAGAGGACCAGATGTTAAGGAAAGTGTGGACAGTCTCATCTTTCACAATCTTCAAAACAAAGGATTGAGGGTCTTTTTCGACAAGAACTCAATCCAAGTTGGGGATAACATACCTCAATCGATAGAAGGTGGTATTCACTCAGCATGTGCTCATATTGTCACTTTTTCGCCTAATTATGCAGAGTCGGTTTGGTGTTTGAAGGAACTGCAGCTCATCGTCAAAACAAGGACTTCCATCATTCCTGTGTTTTGTGGGGTTCGGCCTTCCGAGATTCGGATGAAGACCGAAGAGGGTGTGTACGCTCGGGCCATTCATAAGCATGGTGGAATGTTTGAGAGCCATTTAGTTGATGAATGGAAGAAGGCCCTTTCTGTGGTTTCATATATCAAGGGCTATATTTTTTAG